ATGTCTTCACGATGATTGGCGTGCATTCTGACAATGCGGCCGATGCGCTCTCGCGCTCCGGTAGTGGTATTCAATACGTACGAACCGCTTTTTAATATGCCGGAATAAACTCTGATAAAGCATAATTTTCCGACAAACGGATCCGTGGCGATTTTAAATGCCAAAGCCGCGAACGGCGCTTCATCGGACGGCGCGATCGCCACTTCCTTTTCAGGATCTTTCGCGTCCAAACCGTTAATCGCCGGCACTTCCAGCGGATTGGGCAAATACGCGACCACCGCGTCCAAAAGCAATTGCACGCCCTTATTTTTCAAAGCGCTGCCCACCAAAACCGGGACAATTTTATTATCTATGGTCGCTTTTCTCAATACTATCTTCAAATCCGCGGTGTCTATTTCGGAACCGCTGAGATATTTGTCCATTAACGCTTCGTCATTTTCAACAATCGCCTCAATTAATTTATTTTTCGCTTCTTTTGTTTTCTCTTTCATGTCATCCGGGATTTCCACTTCTTGTACATCAACACCCATATCATCATTGTATACGTAAGCTTTCATTTCCATGAGATCTATAACGCCCTTAAATGTCTCGGCCGCGCCGATCGGCAATTGGATCGGAAAAGCGTTTTTCGTCAATCGTTCGTGAATTGATCTGACATCAGCTTCAAAATCAGCGCCCATTCTGTCCATTTTATTGATGAACGCCAATCTGGGCACATTATATTTATCAGCTTGATGCCAAACGGTTTCCGATTGCGGCTCCACACCGGCCACGCCGTCGAAGACCACAACCCCGCCGTCCAAAACGCGCAAGGAACGTTCCACCTCCGCGGTAAAATCGACGTGTCCGGGAGTATCGATAATATTTATTCGGCAATCTTTCCAAAAACAAGTGGTGGCCGCCGAAGTGATGGTAATGCCTCTTTCTCTTTCCTGTTCCATCCAATCCATTTCGGCCGCGCCTTCATGAACCTCTCCGATTTTATGTTTTTTCCCCGTGTAAAATAAAATACGCTCGGAAACTGTGGTTTTCCCAGCATCAATATGAGCGATAATCCCAATATTTCTGGTTTTTTCCAATGTATATTCTCTGGGCATAATGCAATATCAAATATAAAAATTTAGAGCAGGTTTTATTTTTTATCTCGCGAAATGAGCAAAGGCTCTATTAGCCTCCGCCATTCTTTGAACGTCCATTTTTTTCTTGATGGCGTCTCCTTCATTTTTTAAAGCCGCCAAAAGCTCGTCAGCCAATCTGTCGGCCATGGGTCTGCCTTTTTTATTTCTCGCGGATTCAATAATCCATCTGAAAGCCAAAGCATAACGCCTCTCTCCTCTGACCGGATATGGCACTTGATAATTTCCGCCGCCGATTCTTTTGCCTCGGACTTCAACCTGCGGCATAATATTTTTTATGGCCATGTCGAAAACATCCAATGAATTTTTCTGCGCGGCATCGACTTGACCCTTTTTGATTTTTTCTTCGATTATATCAAAACTTTTATAAACGACCTGCTCGGCCGTGGATTTTTTTCCGTCGCTCATGATGTAATTTATAAACTTGCCCACGACAGGACTGCCGTGCTTTACATCGGATTTGATTTTCCTTTTTGGTGCTCGTTTACCTCTCATAAAATATCGCCCTGCTATTAGTTATTCAAATTGGATTATTTGACCATTTTCGCCCCATATTTCGAGCGACTCTGCTTTCTGCCTTCAACGCCTCCGGAATCGTAAACACCGCGCAAAATATGATACCTGACGCCCGGAAGATCTTTTACTCTGCCGCCTCGAAGCAAGACGATCGAATGCTCCTGCAAATTGTGTTTTTCGCCCGGAATGTAAGCGGTGACTTCCATGCCGTTCGAAAGCCTGACACGAGCGATTTTTCGCATGGCCGAGTTAGGTTTTTTCGGGGTCATGGTGGTCACTTTCAAGCATACGCCTCGTTTGAACGGCGCGCCTTTGGACAAAACAGTTCTTCTTCTTTTCAAGGTATTAAAAACAGTCAAAAGCGCCGGGGTTTTTGACTTTTGAAGTTTTGTCGGTCGTTTTTTCGATTTAACTAATTGACTGATTCTGGCCATATTTTTATTACGTGATATACCTGCCTGCCGGTAGGCAGGCAAGATTTTTCTACAAGATATTACGAGATTATAAGATTCCTCATCTTGTGCCATCTTGTATTAATATCTCGTACATCTTGTAACTAATACAGATAAAAAACAGAGTAATCAATTACCCTATAAAAATTATAACTAACAAGAATTTAGCACGCCATTAAATAATAGTCAAGGTTTTTATTGATTTTTAGACAAATTTCACGACGAGGAAACAATTTGAGAAAATAGCTTGTTTACGTCCGCATTTTTAGCTAATTTTAGACAAAATATTAGAAATCAAATCAAATTCAAACAAAGACAATCCCCACCTTATTCACATTATTAAAAAAACACGCGATATACGCCTTCAATAATAAAAGTGAATAAACCGCTAAAAATATTAATGTCCAAAATAAAATCCAAAAAGATCAAGGCCATTAAGAGCAATGGGCCTTTTTGGCTCAGCAACAATTTAATATGATTATATTTGGGAGCGCGCAAAACAGAAAATAAAACCTTTGAACCGTCGAGCGGAGGAATGGGAATTAAATTGAAAACCATTAAAACGATATTTATAATTATCAGTAAATTCAAAAACTCGATCAGCAAATTCCCTTCGGGCAAAACATTATAAACGAGCAACAATTTCAAAATGGCGCCGGAAATCAAAATCAAGATCAAATTGGAGGCCGGCCCGGCTAACGAAATCAAGGCCTCTCCCCATCTTTTGTTTTTCAAATTATAAGGATTGAACGGCACCGGCTTGCCCCAACCAAAGCCGATAAAAAGCAGCAACAAAAAACCGATGCCGCTCAAATGAGCCAATGGATTGAGGGTCAATCGCCCGTTGGCTTTGGCCGTATTGTCGCCCTGCCAAGTTCCGGCCAAAGCATGGCTGAATTCATGAATGGTGATGGCGATAATAATGGCTATGAGCCAAGCGAAAAACATCGCGGGTTGTTGAAATAATAATGAAATAATCATAACAAGTTACGAATTATTACCGCTAATTAGCTTGCCTTGGCGTTATATTTGTTACGAATATCGGTAATGGATGATGAGAAATTAGAAACTGGAAATTGGGGTTGGAAGCTGGGAAACCGGGGATGGAGAAATCTATTCCGAAGAATTAGGAAAAGATCTCTCCGCTTCGTCATCCTTCGCCGCGGCTTCGGACGACTTCCTGCCTGCCGGCAGGCAGGCGGTCGAGATGACAACAGCGTCGGCCTTGTTTCTCTATTTTTCTGTCTCATGTTCTTTTGTTTCATGCTTAATGATCCATGATACGTGTTATGTGATACGTGCTATGTGTTCCGTGTTTCATGATCAAGACTTGATTTATTTTAACATACATGTTAAACTATTTCCATAATTCAGTAATTAACTAACGTCACTATAATATGAAATCTTGCGAAATTTGCGGCAAAGGGCCGAAAAAAATGATTAAAAGAAGCCATTCCATGCAAGCGACGAAAACCTGGCAATATCCCAATTTGCAATCGAAAAAAATAGACGGTAAAAAAGTCACGCTTTGCACCAGCTGCTTGAGCAGGAGAGCCAAAAACGCCAAGTAAAAATTTTAGAAAAACTTAAAGCCCGCAAGGGCTTTTTTTGTTTTACTTTTAAAACAAAAAAACCGCCGTAAAAGGCGATGATTTTTAAATCTTTTTTTGGTGCCGGAGAGAGGACTCGAACCTCCATGGACTTGCGCCCACAGCGACCTGAACGCTGCGTGTATACCAATTTCACCACTCCGGCCTACGCTTTCGCGCTGCTCAAGCTTCGGCCGGTCTTCGACTCCGAGGGCGACAATTTCGTCGCTCAGACTCGAGGAGCAGGCCGACTAAAGCTTGAAAAATTATTATAACAATCCTGTCTTCGATCCCCAAAATGTCTAACAAGCGAAATGGCCTGCCATCCGAAGCTCCAACGAGCGGAGCGAGGAGGAGCGAAGGATGGTGGACTTGAGGGGATTCGGACCCCTGACCTCTGCGATGCGAACGCAGCGCTCTACCAACTGAGCTACAAGCCCGAAATAATAAACCTCGCAACTGCCTGCCCGCCAAAACTTCAAATAAGCCTACAAGTGGCGGGCCTGCCCGCCGAAGCTCGAAGAGCGTAGGCGGGAGCTACAAGCCCTTGGGTCACATAGCACGTATCATGAAACATGAAACATGAAGCATGGGGCATGGGGCATTAAACAACATGCCGACTCATTATAGCCGATTTTTAAAATTTTTCCAAGGGGTTCTAATTCAACCGCCAAATTTGATAAGCCAAGTAAGTGGCGAACGATACCCAAATAAAATAAGGTATAAGAAGCGCTGAGACTATTTTGAATTTTTTCCAAAAAATGATGATCAAGGCCAAAGTGGTCAAATTCAAAACAAGCATCTCAATAATGGACCAGCCGATTTGATGCCAAGTAAAAAAAATCAAAGTCCAAGCCGCGTTCAAAATCGCGTTTGAAGAAAACAGCGCCAATATTTTAAACGGAATTTTTTTTACATAAACTTTATTCCAAACCAGCAAAGCGGAAGCTGTTCCCAAAACATAAATAATCGTCCAAGCCGCGCCGATCAAAGATCCGGCCGGCGCGATTTTCGGCAAAGTCAAAGAATCATACCAATTCATTCCTTGGCCGGTAAAAAAAGAACCGAGCAAAGCCGCGGCCAAAACAACCAGCGGGATCGCGAGGTAATTAACTTTTATTTTCATAAAGATTCTTCAGTTTGATGAATTGCTTTAATTTTTTCACGGCCAAACCGCGATGACTCAAAGCGTTTTTTTCTTCATCCGTCATTTCCGCGAAAGTCGTTTCATAATCCGCGGGCGCGAAAATCAAATCATACGGCAAGCCCGGCCTTGGATCGCCTTTCGCCTGCTCAACGATCTCGCCATCCACTCGGCCATCAAATGTCCATTCCTGGCCGTCCGAAGAAACCAAAGCAACCACGCATTCGAAATGAGCCGAGCGCTCCCCGACCGGAACATTGATCAATTGATTGAGCGCGTATTCGAATAAGCGATCGTGAGGAGTTTCTCCGTCTCCCCAACGCGCGGAATGAATGCCCGGCTGGCCATTGAGCGCGTCAATGCATAACCCGGAATCGTCGCCGATCGCCCACTCGCCCGTTTTTTCCGCGGCGAATCGAGCTTTTTTTAACGCATTTTCAGCGAATGTTTTGCCGTCTTCGACAATATCTTCACTAACCCCGGCGTCAGTCAAACTGACGATTTCCAAATTGGGATCATTAATCATCTCATTGAATTCTTTGACTTTGCCCGCGTTTTTCGTAGCGAAAATCAATTTCATATTTTTTTTATTTATTTTCCGACATAATCGATTCTGTAAATAACTCCGGCTTTGTCATCGGAAACGAACATGGCGCCCAAATTGTGAATGGCAATATCAACCGGCCGACCCAAAGCTTCATCGCCGGTCAACCAGCCGGTGATAAAATCTTCTGTTTCCAAATAATTTCCTTCAGCGTCGAATTTGACCCTGACGATTTTATAGCCGGTCGGCACTGTGCGATTCCACGACCCGTGGTAAGCGACCAACAAATCATTTTCATATTCCTTTGGCCAGGACGCGGTGGGCACAAATGATATGCCAAGCGGCGCCGAATGAGCAGGAATTTCCACGACAGGACTTTGAGTCGAAGCGCAAAAAGATTTTTTGGCGCCGGTCTCGTCAAAATTCGCGTCATTTACTTTATCGCCGTAACAATACGGCCAACCGTAATTTTTACCCTGAACTATTTCATTGATTTCATCCGGCGGCAATTCATCGCCCAAGTTATCGCGACCCATTTCCGTGGCGAATAATTTTCCGGTCAACGGACTGATGGCCATAAAGACCGAATTTCTCAAACCGGAAGCGTAGGGTCTCAAATTCGAGCCGTCCGCATCGACAATCAAAATCGAGGCTCGGCGCCAATCGTCTTCCACGCAAGTGTCGCAAGAAGAACCGACCGAAATCAATAACTTGTCTTTATTCAAAAATTTAAGAGTGCGCGTCCAATGCTCGCCGTCGCCGGGCAAATCGATCAATTTTTCTTGATTGGTCGCGGTCATGGTGTCCGAATCATAATCGAAAACGGAAACCTTGTCCGTCTCGGCCACATAAAGCCGACAATCGTTGACGCATCTTATGGCCAAGCCGTGCGGCTGATTCAAATTCTCGGCCACCACAATCTGCTCATCAGCTTTTCTGTCCCCATCTTTGTCCGGCAGAGCTACCACTTTGCCTTCTTGCGGCAAACTGACCAACACATTGCTTTTCATGTCAAAAAGAATGACTCTCGGCTGATTCAAATCCTTGGCGAACACGGTGATGCTAAAACCATCTGGCACGCTGAGCGGCAAGTCGGTGTCATTGGCGGCAATATCATACGGAGCGTCAAGAAACGCCGGAGCGAGCCCGCGATAATATTTGCGGTACACAAACCCGACCGCGATCAGCGCCAAAACCGCTATTGCGGCGATAATTATCAAAACCAAATTTTTTCTCTTCATAAAAAAATTAAATTAATTCATCTATCTATCATTCTTCCATTTTTTGGGTGGATTTGTCAAAAATCAAAAGAGTCGGCCACCAGCCAAACTCTTTTGATGAGGATTTACTTTTTCGCGAATTTCGGAGAAACAAAGATTAAATACAACGCGGCCAAACCGACCAGAACATAGACGAGTCTCGCGATCGTGCTTCCCGCTCCGCCAAAAATCCAGGCCACGAGATCGAACTTAAAAATGCCCACCAAACCCCAATTCAGACCGCCGATAATCGCAAAAACCATGGCGACCCAATCGAGCGTGCTTAATTTTTTCATACGATTTTGCCCATTAATATTTTAAGCCTATATATAGTATAGCACAAAACAGGCTTTATTCAATTTGACATTGTTCGATTCAGAAAATAAAATGGAAACGACTCAAACCAGGAAGGTGTGCCATGGAATTCTCCTGTAAAGACTGCCGAAATGAGGACGACTCCCGTCAAATACGCGCCCGCGCAATGAAAGGAGTTTTACCTGCGGAGGAAAGAGACGCCATCAACAATCATGTGGGAAAATGCACCTCGCCGGCCTGCGTCAGGCTCAAGAAATCGCTCGAGCTCATTGCCACCGCCATCATCAGACCCGGAGAGGCCTCCCCATGAAGACCGCTTTGTCCTCGAACATCGCGGCCTTTTTAATTTCTCGAATATTTACCCATCAGTTCAGCTTGAGCGAGGATATGTCCTTTCATGGCCGAGTCAAGTTTAGAAATATCCGCTCCCCCGTCCAAGGTCAATTCAATGTCCAGAGCGAACAATTTGAAAAAATAACGATGCTCGCCCGACCCGGGGCACGGTCCGCCATAGCCGACCCGGCCGAAGCTGGTGACGCCTTCCACTCCGGGATCGGAATTTTCTTCGATTTTTAAAATTTTAGAATCAATGTTCCAGACAGTCCAATGCGTCCACGTTACTCTCGGAGAATCAGGATCATCGCAAATTAAGACCAAACTTTTCGCGTTTTCCGGAACGTCCGAAATCATCAGCGGCGGATTGATATTTTCTCCGTCGCAAGTGTATTTGACCGGAATGGCTCGGCCGGAAGTAAATTCCGGAGATTGAATTTTCATATTTTTGATGAATTATTCATTATTTTTTAATAATTTTCACACTGAGCACTTGACAAATCACTAAAATATTAGTAAGTTTTAATGACCTGAAAAAACGCAAACACAGGAGGAACGCGGTGAAAAATATCACATTGACACTGGCGGCAATGGTCGTTCTTTTCCAGAGTCTGCCCGCCCGGGCCGAGGTCAGCTGGCAGGATGGCGCCCGAGTGAGACTGCTCCTACATGGAGGCAAGCAGCTGACGGAAAGTCTCAAAATCAAGGGGACGTTCATCCCCAGCGGCAACCTCGTCGGAGGATTATCGCCGCTGATGTACCTCGGGCTGAACATCAATCTGCCCAAGGGCTGGGCGATCGCGCCCACCGCTGGCTACTCGTTCGCGGCCGACGAAAATTCCCCGATCATCGCCGTGCAGATCAGCTTCGAAAACGACCTGGTGATGTCCTGGTCGGACGTCGAGTACTCGATGCTACCGCATCATTGTTTGTACTGGTTCAGTCAGCTCGAGGGCAAGGCCACGGACTGGCTGATGCTGGGCATCGAGGGCGAAGGTTGGGGCAGAATCGACAACATCAACTACCGCTCGGACGGTGGCGGGCTGAACATCTTGTTCGTCTTCAAAATGTTCGAGATTGACCTGGCCGTGCACGCTCGCACGCTGGCCGGAACTTCGGACACGGGCTTCGAGCTGGTGACGCGTGTCCACGCGTTCCTGTTCTGACGGACACGACCGCTACAATTCAAAGGAGGTTTCCATGCCCAGCGCATCGCGCCGGGCTTTTTTTATTTTTCTATAATCAAACTTTTTCCAATTTTACACATGGTTGTTTAACTTTTCGCACTCTGAAAAATATTATTACAAATAGGCCGATCGCAAAAGAAAAAACAAACGGATATTCGATATTTTCGCTGATCAACCAAGCGCCGATAAATAATAGAGGGATATCGAATACGCTCTTGATGAAATTCGACAAGGATAGGGTTGTCGCTCTGTTAAACGCGCAACATTTTTTATTGTAAAATTCCGAATACAGCGGCCAGCGCATCACCTCGAACATATCCATGACAAAAAACGTAATCAACATCACATAGCCGTTTCGTAAAAAAACCAATTCCAAAACCAATAGAGCGGCCGCGGCCACAAATCCAGCATTGATCAAATTTATTCTGCGCGCCAATGACTTGTTTTTTAAAAATGAAGAAACGTATTGATTTAGAAAAAAAACGACCGCGTGAAATATTCCCCAACCGATTCCCAAGGTCAAAACAGATATGCCGATATTAACAAAAAACTCTTGATGAAATCGCCAAATGATAAATGAAGCGATAAAGATCAAAGTTTTGCTTAAAATCGCTTTCATGAATTGCCAATCCGATCTGATCAATTTTACCGCGTCTTTCATCACCCCGGCCTCCATTTTTTCAACATCGACGTGATGGTTGGGCTCGACGAGTCTAAAGGCGAAAATCAAAGATGCGACCGAGGCGACAAATTCCAGCGCTATTAAAATATCAAATTGCCATTCCAATAAATCTTTGGCGACCAGCGCGCCGATCACGGGCATGAATATTTTAAATATTCGCTGACCGGAATAATATTTGCCCAGTTTTTCCAAACTGTTTCCTTCATTTCCCAATTCTTTATTGGTGTCATACAGCAGCGCTTCGTCAGTGCCGGTAAAACAAGCGAATGACAAAGATAAAAGTCCGGCCGCGACGATAAACCACAAAAAATCCGCGGCGAAAAGCATTATTATCCATTGAAAACACGCCAACGCTACGCCCAGTATCATTGTTTTCTTTCTCCCCCAGCGGTCAGCCAAATAACTGGAAGGGACCTCGAACAGTAATCCGACAACTGCCCAAGCGATGGCCAAATAAAAAATTTCGGCCAATGTCAGTCCCCTGTGCAAATAAAACAAAGTCATGACCACGTTCATGACCTTGAAATTCAGGAACGCTTGGAGCCAAAACATTAACTTATAATTTTTCTTCAAATATTTCTTTATCATGAAAAAACGTTATCAACTTTTGCGACTATAGATGATTTTCAAATTTCTCCGCCAAATAATCGAACAACCTTTGATGAAGCGAAAGCAAATACTCGAAATATTTTCTATTTTCTTTTTCCCCGTAAAAATCTCCGGCGCCAAGGTCAACCAAAATCGAACCCATGGTTCTTTCCAATAAAAGCAAATGAATTTTCTTGTCAAAATCCGGATCGAGTTTGACCACCGGAATTTGGCGGTAAACATCCAGCCATTTATTCACGTATTCAATCATTTCTTCGAAAGTATAACCAACGTCTCTGATATGAAGCAGGCACGCCCAGATATTAAACGCCAGATCATACCACTGCGGCCGATATGACCAAAATAAATTCGACAAAATAACATATTGGCCGCTTGGCATTTTATAAACATCGTCAGCGGTCAGGTGGCCGTGAGAAAATACCATGGCAAAATCAGCAAAATGCTTTTTTACAATTTCCAAATACTTTTCCAAATACTTTTCCAAATACGGCTCGTAATCTTCTTTCTTCAATCGGCCGACGGATTCTGAAATCTTTTGCCAATTTTCAGCGCGATCAAGCGAGAATTTTACTACGTCAAGATTCTCCGGCTCGAGCCAAGGCTTGGTTAAGGCGGAAGTTCTGTACTCTTGATAAAATTCCGCAAAATCATTCATTTCCTCGTCGTTGGCAAAAGGCATTTCAAAAATTTTCAACGCGTCAATATATTCGGTGATCAAATAACCGTAGCCTTTTTTTTCATCAAAAAATTCATAAGCGAAAAGCTCGGGCAAGCGGACTTTCTGGCTGCCATTTTGCTCGCTGAACTTTTCCAAAATCTTTGCTTCATCAACTTCCGGTTTTAATCCCTGCAATTTCAAAACCGCGGGCTTGCCTTGGTATTCGCCTTTGTAAATCAAACTGCCGACTTTATTTTTTTGATAAATAACGCCGCGAAAAATTTCTTTTTCAAGCTCAAAACCGGTTTTTGCCAGCACT
The genomic region above belongs to Candidatus Bipolaricaulota bacterium and contains:
- the rpsG gene encoding 30S ribosomal protein S7; translated protein: MRGKRAPKRKIKSDVKHGSPVVGKFINYIMSDGKKSTAEQVVYKSFDIIEEKIKKGQVDAAQKNSLDVFDMAIKNIMPQVEVRGKRIGGGNYQVPYPVRGERRYALAFRWIIESARNKKGRPMADRLADELLAALKNEGDAIKKKMDVQRMAEANRAFAHFAR
- a CDS encoding TspO/MBR family protein, with protein sequence MKIKVNYLAIPLVVLAAALLGSFFTGQGMNWYDSLTLPKIAPAGSLIGAAWTIIYVLGTASALLVWNKVYVKKIPFKILALFSSNAILNAAWTLIFFTWHQIGWSIIEMLVLNLTTLALIIIFWKKFKIVSALLIPYFIWVSFATYLAYQIWRLN
- a CDS encoding MFS transporter; amino-acid sequence: MKKNYKLMFWLQAFLNFKVMNVVMTLFYLHRGLTLAEIFYLAIAWAVVGLLFEVPSSYLADRWGRKKTMILGVALACFQWIIMLFAADFLWFIVAAGLLSLSFACFTGTDEALLYDTNKELGNEGNSLEKLGKYYSGQRIFKIFMPVIGALVAKDLLEWQFDILIALEFVASVASLIFAFRLVEPNHHVDVEKMEAGVMKDAVKLIRSDWQFMKAILSKTLIFIASFIIWRFHQEFFVNIGISVLTLGIGWGIFHAVVFFLNQYVSSFLKNKSLARRINLINAGFVAAAALLVLELVFLRNGYVMLITFFVMDMFEVMRWPLYSEFYNKKCCAFNRATTLSLSNFIKSVFDIPLLFIGAWLISENIEYPFVFSFAIGLFVIIFFRVRKVKQPCVKLEKV
- a CDS encoding bL28 family ribosomal protein, which codes for MKSCEICGKGPKKMIKRSHSMQATKTWQYPNLQSKKIDGKKVTLCTSCLSRRAKNAK
- the rpsL gene encoding 30S ribosomal protein S12, with amino-acid sequence MARISQLVKSKKRPTKLQKSKTPALLTVFNTLKRRRTVLSKGAPFKRGVCLKVTTMTPKKPNSAMRKIARVRLSNGMEVTAYIPGEKHNLQEHSIVLLRGGRVKDLPGVRYHILRGVYDSGGVEGRKQSRSKYGAKMVK
- a CDS encoding site-2 protease family protein, giving the protein MIISLLFQQPAMFFAWLIAIIIAITIHEFSHALAGTWQGDNTAKANGRLTLNPLAHLSGIGFLLLLFIGFGWGKPVPFNPYNLKNKRWGEALISLAGPASNLILILISGAILKLLLVYNVLPEGNLLIEFLNLLIIINIVLMVFNLIPIPPLDGSKVLFSVLRAPKYNHIKLLLSQKGPLLLMALIFLDFILDINIFSGLFTFIIEGVYRVFF
- a CDS encoding YbhB/YbcL family Raf kinase inhibitor-like protein, with the translated sequence MKIQSPEFTSGRAIPVKYTCDGENINPPLMISDVPENAKSLVLICDDPDSPRVTWTHWTVWNIDSKILKIEENSDPGVEGVTSFGRVGYGGPCPGSGEHRYFFKLFALDIELTLDGGADISKLDSAMKGHILAQAELMGKYSRN
- the rdgB gene encoding RdgB/HAM1 family non-canonical purine NTP pyrophosphatase, translated to MKLIFATKNAGKVKEFNEMINDPNLEIVSLTDAGVSEDIVEDGKTFAENALKKARFAAEKTGEWAIGDDSGLCIDALNGQPGIHSARWGDGETPHDRLFEYALNQLINVPVGERSAHFECVVALVSSDGQEWTFDGRVDGEIVEQAKGDPRPGLPYDLIFAPADYETTFAEMTDEEKNALSHRGLAVKKLKQFIKLKNLYENKS
- the fusA gene encoding elongation factor G gives rise to the protein MPREYTLEKTRNIGIIAHIDAGKTTVSERILFYTGKKHKIGEVHEGAAEMDWMEQERERGITITSAATTCFWKDCRINIIDTPGHVDFTAEVERSLRVLDGGVVVFDGVAGVEPQSETVWHQADKYNVPRLAFINKMDRMGADFEADVRSIHERLTKNAFPIQLPIGAAETFKGVIDLMEMKAYVYNDDMGVDVQEVEIPDDMKEKTKEAKNKLIEAIVENDEALMDKYLSGSEIDTADLKIVLRKATIDNKIVPVLVGSALKNKGVQLLLDAVVAYLPNPLEVPAINGLDAKDPEKEVAIAPSDEAPFAALAFKIATDPFVGKLCFIRVYSGILKSGSYVLNTTTGARERIGRIVRMHANHREDIEEVYSGDIAAAIGLKNTFTGHTLCDESRPIILETIVFPEPVISVAIEPKTKSDQEKMGVALQKLAEEDPTFKVHTDEDTLQTIISGMGELHLEILVDRMKREFKVEANIGQPQVAYKETIKKTAEAEGKYVRQSGGRGQYGHCWLRVEPLERGQGFEYKDEIKGGVIPREYIPAIGKGVKEAMGRGVLAGYPMIDIRTACYDGSFHEVDSSEAAFKIAGSMAFQEAVKRAGLVLLEPVMKVEVVMPEQFMGDVVGDLNSKRAQINEMKDRANIKVVSAAVPLAEMFGYATELRSITQGRASYSMEFSHYAEVPKNVLDKIIGEKQK
- a CDS encoding PQQ-dependent sugar dehydrogenase: MKRKNLVLIIIAAIAVLALIAVGFVYRKYYRGLAPAFLDAPYDIAANDTDLPLSVPDGFSITVFAKDLNQPRVILFDMKSNVLVSLPQEGKVVALPDKDGDRKADEQIVVAENLNQPHGLAIRCVNDCRLYVAETDKVSVFDYDSDTMTATNQEKLIDLPGDGEHWTRTLKFLNKDKLLISVGSSCDTCVEDDWRRASILIVDADGSNLRPYASGLRNSVFMAISPLTGKLFATEMGRDNLGDELPPDEINEIVQGKNYGWPYCYGDKVNDANFDETGAKKSFCASTQSPVVEIPAHSAPLGISFVPTASWPKEYENDLLVAYHGSWNRTVPTGYKIVRVKFDAEGNYLETEDFITGWLTGDEALGRPVDIAIHNLGAMFVSDDKAGVIYRIDYVGK
- a CDS encoding DUF378 domain-containing protein, with the translated sequence MKKLSTLDWVAMVFAIIGGLNWGLVGIFKFDLVAWIFGGAGSTIARLVYVLVGLAALYLIFVSPKFAKK